In one Denitratisoma sp. genomic region, the following are encoded:
- a CDS encoding hydrogenase 4 subunit F yields the protein MDFFTLTLAIPLVSGLLLAVAGERSWAPNLNVIASLGTFLASVLLTAEIVAIGPRMAFGEMFFIDSLNVFLVALTAFVGLTTSIFSGPYMRNEREHGRLTAPRLRLYKSMFQLFMFTMLAALTTNNLGILWVAMEAATLTTVLLVSLYRTPASLEAAWKYFILCGVGIAQALFGTILLYFAAERVLGETGQALLWTHLVDVKGQLEPTIMALAFIFLLVGYGTKVGLAPLHNWLPDAHAEGPTPVSAVLSGLLLNVALYAILRVKVLADGAIPTGFAGNLMMGFGLLTLVVAAFFLSRQKDIKRMFAYSSIEHMGLITFAFGMGGAVANFAGLLHMTMHSLTKSAIFFAVGHAAQKCGTQVMEDIRGLIKINPVIGWGLMLGTLAILGMPPFGVFASEFMILTHAMKHHPWATPILLLALGVAFASIFGKVQPMVFGETHVKRLPHAPAITPVFVHLALVLMIGLWIPPYLTRWFHEAARMLG from the coding sequence ATGGACTTCTTCACCCTGACCCTCGCCATCCCCCTCGTCAGCGGCCTGCTGCTCGCGGTGGCGGGCGAGCGCAGCTGGGCGCCCAACCTCAACGTCATCGCCAGCCTCGGCACCTTCCTCGCTTCGGTGCTGCTCACCGCCGAGATCGTCGCCATCGGCCCGCGCATGGCCTTCGGCGAGATGTTTTTCATCGACTCGCTCAACGTCTTCCTGGTCGCGCTGACCGCCTTCGTCGGCCTCACCACCAGCATCTTCTCCGGCCCCTACATGAGGAACGAGCGCGAGCACGGCCGGCTCACCGCGCCGCGCCTGCGCCTCTACAAGAGCATGTTCCAGCTGTTCATGTTCACCATGCTGGCGGCGCTCACCACCAACAACCTCGGCATCCTCTGGGTGGCGATGGAGGCGGCGACGCTGACCACCGTGCTGCTGGTCTCGCTCTACCGCACGCCGGCCAGCCTCGAAGCGGCGTGGAAATACTTCATCCTCTGCGGCGTCGGCATCGCCCAGGCCCTGTTCGGCACCATCCTGCTCTACTTCGCCGCCGAGCGCGTGCTCGGCGAGACCGGCCAGGCCCTGTTGTGGACCCACCTCGTCGACGTCAAGGGCCAGCTCGAACCGACCATCATGGCGCTGGCCTTCATCTTCCTGCTGGTCGGCTACGGCACCAAGGTCGGCCTCGCGCCGCTGCACAACTGGCTGCCCGACGCACACGCCGAGGGCCCGACGCCGGTTTCGGCGGTGCTCTCCGGCCTGCTGCTCAACGTCGCCCTCTACGCCATCCTGCGCGTCAAGGTGCTCGCCGACGGCGCCATCCCGACCGGCTTCGCCGGCAACCTGATGATGGGCTTCGGCCTGCTCACGCTGGTGGTGGCGGCCTTCTTCCTGTCGCGGCAGAAGGACATCAAGCGCATGTTCGCCTACTCGTCCATCGAGCACATGGGCCTCATCACCTTCGCCTTCGGCATGGGCGGGGCGGTGGCGAACTTCGCCGGCCTGCTGCACATGACCATGCATTCGCTGACCAAGTCGGCGATCTTCTTCGCCGTCGGCCATGCCGCGCAGAAGTGCGGTACCCAGGTGATGGAGGACATCCGCGGCCTCATCAAGATCAACCCGGTGATCGGCTGGGGCCTCATGCTCGGCACGCTGGCCATCCTCGGCATGCCGCCCTTCGGCGTCTTCGCCAGCGAGTTCATGATCCTCACCCACGCCATGAAGCACCACCCGTGGGCGACGCCGATCCTGCTGCTCGCCCTCGGCGTCGCCTTCGCCTCGATCTTCGGCAAGGTGCAGCCGATGGTCTTCGGCGAGACCCACGTCAAGCGCCTGCCGCATGCGCCGGCCATCACGCCGGTGTTCGTGCACCTGGCCCTGGTGCTGATGATCGGCCTGTGGATTCCGCCTTATCTCACGCGCTGGTTCCACGAGGCGGCGAGGATGCTCGGATGA
- a CDS encoding formate hydrogenlyase has protein sequence MNATVPLSAQLINLFAAVVLLLAFAMLAQRRVLPLINLFALQGLTLCLSTLVVAFTTGQAHLYGSAALTLVLKAVLLPLILHRLVRKLQVKADVEGLINVPTTMLAGIALVIIAFNVALPISQLSSTISRGTLGIALASVMLAFLMMIVRTKAIPQVVGFLAMENGLFLAATSATYGMPMVVELGIALDVLIGVIILGVFFFQIRDQFDSLDIRHLENLKER, from the coding sequence ATGAACGCGACCGTGCCGCTCTCCGCCCAGCTCATCAACCTGTTCGCCGCGGTGGTCCTGCTGCTGGCCTTCGCCATGCTGGCGCAGCGGCGCGTCCTGCCGCTCATCAATCTCTTCGCCCTGCAGGGGCTGACGCTGTGCCTGTCCACCCTGGTGGTCGCCTTCACCACCGGACAGGCCCACCTCTACGGCTCGGCCGCCCTGACCCTGGTGCTGAAGGCCGTCCTGCTGCCCCTGATCCTGCACCGTCTGGTGCGCAAGCTGCAGGTGAAGGCCGACGTCGAGGGCCTCATCAACGTGCCGACGACCATGCTGGCGGGCATCGCCCTGGTGATCATCGCCTTCAACGTCGCCCTGCCGATCTCGCAGCTTTCGAGCACCATCAGCCGCGGCACCCTCGGCATCGCGCTGGCCAGCGTCATGCTGGCCTTCCTGATGATGATCGTCCGCACCAAGGCGATCCCCCAGGTGGTCGGCTTCCTTGCCATGGAGAACGGCCTCTTCCTCGCCGCCACCAGCGCCACCTACGGCATGCCGATGGTGGTCGAGCTGGGCATCGCCCTCGACGTGCTGATCGGGGTCATCATCCTCGGCGTGTTCTTCTTCCAGATCCGCGACCAGTTCGACAGCCTCGACATCCGCCACCTCGAGAATCTCAAGGAACGCTGA
- a CDS encoding NADH-quinone oxidoreductase subunit H has translation MNVFGFLGQLFAIALALLLAPLLTGWVNQCRAWLQNRSAPPLLQPYYMLHKLFLKDVVLAHGASPLFRFAPFVVFGCMVLACAIIPTLSTDLPFAPAADTIALVGVFGLARIFIALAAMDVGTSFGTLGGRREMLVGFLAEPALLMVIFTTAMISQSTSVATIVETLAHRDFIIYPSLAFAGIAFTFVSFAENARVPVDNPATHLELTMIHEAMVLEYSGRHLALIEWAASLKLYAYSCLGLALFFPWGIAEGASVAGLLLAIPVLVGKLAIGGMLLAVIETINAKVRIFRAPEFLGTAFLFAVLGLLVRLLLESQS, from the coding sequence ATGAACGTCTTCGGATTCCTGGGGCAGCTGTTCGCCATCGCGCTCGCGCTGCTGCTGGCGCCGCTGCTCACCGGCTGGGTGAACCAGTGCCGTGCCTGGCTGCAGAACCGCTCGGCGCCGCCGCTGCTGCAGCCCTACTACATGCTGCACAAGCTGTTCCTCAAGGACGTGGTGCTGGCGCACGGCGCCTCCCCCCTGTTCCGCTTTGCGCCCTTCGTGGTGTTCGGCTGCATGGTGCTGGCCTGCGCCATCATTCCGACGTTGTCGACCGACCTGCCCTTCGCACCCGCCGCCGACACCATCGCGCTGGTCGGCGTCTTCGGCCTGGCGCGCATCTTCATCGCGCTGGCGGCGATGGACGTCGGCACCAGCTTCGGCACGCTCGGCGGCCGGCGCGAGATGCTGGTCGGCTTCCTCGCCGAGCCGGCCCTGCTGATGGTGATCTTCACCACGGCGATGATCTCCCAGTCGACCTCGGTGGCCACCATCGTCGAGACCCTGGCCCACCGCGACTTCATCATCTATCCGAGCCTGGCCTTCGCCGGCATCGCCTTCACCTTCGTCTCCTTCGCCGAGAACGCGCGCGTGCCGGTGGACAATCCGGCGACGCACCTCGAGCTGACCATGATCCACGAGGCGATGGTCCTCGAGTACTCGGGACGCCACCTGGCACTGATCGAGTGGGCGGCCAGCCTCAAGCTCTACGCCTATTCCTGCCTCGGCCTGGCGCTGTTCTTTCCCTGGGGCATCGCCGAGGGCGCCAGCGTCGCCGGCCTGCTGCTGGCGATCCCGGTTCTGGTGGGCAAGCTCGCCATCGGCGGGATGCTGCTGGCCGTCATCGAGACCATCAATGCCAAGGTGCGCATCTTCCGCGCCCCCGAGTTCCTCGGCACCGCCTTCCTTTTCGCCGTGCTGGGGCTGCTTGTCCGCCTGTTGCTGGAGAGCCAGTCATGA
- the hyfB gene encoding hydrogenase 4 subunit B: MPDLLPIDVLLIAACAWLAIGLAGLAAPRNLYFISKILFPLGAAAGVLAGLTSLRFLGAGPEVAVLAIGLPDLPFHLRLDNLAAVFVLLLGFAAAGISVFAAGYFRKGEGAAPGLLCLQYHFFLASMLLVLLADDAYAFMVAWEGMALSSFFLVTTDHRHAEIRRAGYLYLLIAHVGAIAILLSFGVMTAGSGDYSFAGMRAQALSPFWASAAFLLAFAGFGAKAGLLPVHVWLPEAHPAAPSPVSAMMSGVMLKTAIYGLLRVSFDLLGEPLWWWGVVAMSIGLVTAVFGVLYSTVQSDMKRLLAYSSIENIGLLAVALGLTLIFHAYRMEALAALSMTALLYHCLAHAGFKSLLFLCTGSVLHATKERSLGKLGGLIHRMPWVAWLALAGVIASAGLPPLSGFVSEWLLLQSFLFSPGLPHPWLNMVVPVAAAVVALVAALAGFAMVKFYGIVFLGQMREEALKDAHDAGPWERAGLLWLAGLTLALGVLPTAVISVIDAATRQLLGTGLADKVREHGWWLLAPISPDRASYAPLVFLAVIAAAVLLGRQLVHRLYHGRLRRSPAWDCGYVFQGPRAQDTAEGFSQPIRRIFEPMFRMERHFPTLRDEKPYYSVKVEDHFWHWLYLPLARLVEGVSRLIIRLQGGRIAIYLLYSFLTLIVLLLVARP; this comes from the coding sequence ATGCCAGATCTGCTCCCCATCGACGTCCTGCTCATTGCCGCCTGCGCCTGGCTGGCGATCGGGCTGGCCGGGCTGGCGGCGCCGCGCAACCTGTATTTCATCAGCAAGATCCTGTTCCCGCTCGGTGCCGCGGCCGGCGTGCTGGCCGGACTGACTTCCCTGCGTTTTCTCGGCGCCGGGCCGGAAGTCGCCGTGCTGGCGATCGGCCTGCCCGACCTGCCCTTCCACCTGCGCCTCGACAATCTCGCCGCCGTCTTCGTCCTGCTGCTCGGCTTCGCCGCCGCCGGCATCTCGGTCTTCGCCGCCGGCTACTTCAGGAAAGGCGAGGGCGCCGCGCCGGGCCTGCTCTGCCTGCAGTACCACTTCTTCCTCGCCAGCATGCTGCTGGTGCTGCTGGCCGACGACGCCTATGCCTTCATGGTGGCCTGGGAGGGCATGGCGCTGTCCTCGTTCTTCCTCGTCACTACCGACCACCGCCACGCCGAGATCCGCCGCGCCGGCTACCTCTACCTGCTGATCGCCCACGTCGGCGCCATCGCCATCCTGCTCTCCTTCGGCGTCATGACCGCCGGCAGCGGCGACTACAGCTTCGCCGGCATGCGCGCGCAGGCGCTGTCGCCGTTCTGGGCCTCGGCGGCCTTCCTGCTGGCGTTCGCCGGCTTCGGCGCCAAGGCCGGCCTGCTGCCGGTGCACGTCTGGCTGCCCGAGGCGCATCCCGCGGCGCCTTCGCCGGTGTCGGCGATGATGAGCGGCGTGATGCTGAAGACCGCCATCTACGGCCTGCTGCGCGTCTCCTTCGACCTCCTCGGCGAGCCGCTCTGGTGGTGGGGCGTGGTGGCGATGAGCATCGGCCTCGTCACCGCCGTCTTCGGCGTGCTCTACAGCACGGTGCAGAGCGACATGAAGCGCCTGCTCGCCTATTCCTCGATCGAGAACATCGGCCTGCTCGCCGTGGCGCTGGGACTGACTTTGATCTTCCACGCCTACCGCATGGAGGCGCTGGCGGCGCTGTCGATGACGGCGCTGCTCTACCACTGCCTGGCGCACGCCGGCTTCAAGAGCCTGCTGTTCCTGTGCACCGGCTCGGTGCTGCACGCGACGAAGGAGCGCAGCCTCGGCAAGCTGGGCGGCCTCATCCACCGCATGCCCTGGGTGGCCTGGCTGGCGCTCGCCGGCGTCATCGCCAGCGCCGGGTTGCCGCCGCTGTCGGGCTTCGTCTCGGAGTGGCTGCTGCTGCAGAGCTTCCTCTTCTCGCCCGGCCTGCCGCATCCCTGGCTCAACATGGTGGTGCCGGTGGCCGCCGCGGTGGTGGCGCTGGTGGCGGCGCTGGCCGGCTTCGCCATGGTCAAGTTCTACGGCATCGTCTTCCTCGGCCAGATGCGCGAGGAGGCGCTCAAGGACGCCCACGACGCCGGTCCGTGGGAGCGCGCCGGCCTGCTCTGGCTGGCCGGCCTGACCCTGGCACTCGGCGTGCTGCCGACCGCCGTGATTTCCGTCATCGATGCCGCCACACGGCAGCTGCTCGGCACCGGACTCGCCGACAAGGTGCGCGAGCACGGCTGGTGGCTGCTGGCGCCGATTTCCCCCGACCGGGCGAGCTATGCCCCGCTGGTATTCCTCGCCGTGATCGCGGCGGCGGTGCTGCTCGGCCGCCAGCTGGTGCACCGCCTCTACCACGGCCGCCTGCGCCGCTCGCCGGCCTGGGACTGCGGCTACGTCTTCCAGGGGCCCCGTGCGCAGGACACGGCCGAGGGCTTCAGCCAGCCGATCCGCCGCATCTTCGAGCCGATGTTCCGCATGGAGCGGCATTTCCCGACGCTGCGCGACGAGAAGCCGTATTACAGCGTCAAGGTGGAGGACCACTTCTGGCACTGGCTCTACCTGCCGCTGGCGCGCCTCGTCGAGGGGGTGTCGCGGCTGATCATCCGGCTGCAGGGAGGGCGCATCGCCATCTACCTGCTCTACAGCTTCCTCACGCTGATCGTCCTGCTGCTGGTGGCGCGGCCATGA
- a CDS encoding SulP family inorganic anion transporter — translation MPTRLFPFLRWLPYGGDKLRADFVAGLTVALVLVPQSMAYAQLAGMPAYYGLYAAFLPVMVAALWGSSNQLGTGPVAVVSLLTASTLAPLAAPGSAQYIALAIMLALMVGLFQLALGAFRLGVVVNFLSHPVIVGFTNAAAIIIGLSQINKLIGVPMGRSEHFIQDIWGVVLQAGDTHLPTLAMGSAAIAIMWALRKWAPKLPGVLIAVVLTTVVSWSIGFERNATGRIDSIADPEARALLAEHARTALRIDELSGLIGTKSAQLKNLRKEHGELGHEAATLNYEIELLKLQLQDRENENRGRNRAIRSIVFERVAGADGRPDRLYAEGRVPPGERSDGRRWRIARAGTDEFRLVGGGEVVGTVPEGLPSVGMPKISWDMIGSLLSAAIVISLVGFMEAISIAKAIAARTKQKIDPNQELIGQGLSNVVGALTQAFPVSGSFSRSAVNINAGAVTGMSSVITGLFVLLTLLFLTPLLYHLPQAVLAAVIIMAVIGLVNFAAIGHAWQASRHDGIAAIVTFVATLAAAPHLDSGILVGAGLAIGLYLYRTMTPRVAILGRHPDGTLRDAKLHRLPASEVVTAVRFDGRLYFANVAFFEDAILEAVAANPKARWLLVVGEGINELDASGEEVVRHLVERLRSNGVTMLFSGLKKQVLDVMRATGLHEAIGERNFHITADRALEAISAEIASQGIEGAFCLLPQK, via the coding sequence GTGCCCACGCGCCTCTTCCCCTTCCTGCGCTGGCTGCCTTACGGCGGCGACAAGCTGCGCGCCGACTTCGTTGCCGGGCTCACGGTTGCGCTGGTGCTGGTGCCGCAGTCGATGGCCTACGCCCAGCTCGCCGGCATGCCGGCCTACTACGGCCTCTACGCCGCCTTCCTGCCGGTGATGGTGGCGGCGCTGTGGGGCTCCTCCAACCAGCTCGGCACCGGGCCGGTGGCGGTGGTGTCCCTGCTGACGGCCTCCACGCTCGCCCCGCTGGCCGCGCCGGGCTCCGCCCAGTACATCGCGCTGGCGATCATGCTGGCGCTGATGGTCGGCCTGTTCCAGCTGGCGCTCGGCGCCTTCAGGCTCGGCGTGGTGGTGAACTTCCTCTCCCATCCGGTCATCGTCGGCTTCACCAATGCCGCGGCGATCATCATCGGGCTGTCGCAGATCAACAAGCTGATCGGCGTGCCGATGGGCCGCTCCGAGCATTTCATCCAGGACATCTGGGGCGTGGTCCTGCAGGCCGGCGACACGCACCTGCCGACGCTGGCCATGGGCAGTGCCGCCATCGCCATCATGTGGGCGCTGCGCAAGTGGGCGCCGAAGCTGCCGGGCGTGCTCATCGCGGTGGTGCTCACCACCGTCGTCAGCTGGTCGATCGGCTTCGAGCGCAACGCCACGGGCCGGATCGACAGCATCGCCGACCCGGAAGCCCGGGCGCTGCTCGCCGAGCATGCCCGCACCGCGCTGCGCATCGACGAGCTGAGCGGCCTGATCGGCACCAAATCGGCGCAGTTGAAGAATCTGCGGAAGGAGCACGGCGAACTCGGCCACGAGGCGGCGACGCTGAACTACGAAATCGAACTGCTCAAGCTGCAGCTGCAGGACCGCGAGAACGAGAACCGAGGCCGCAACCGCGCCATCCGCAGCATCGTCTTCGAGCGAGTGGCCGGAGCCGACGGCAGGCCCGACCGGCTGTATGCCGAGGGCAGGGTGCCGCCGGGCGAGCGGTCCGACGGCCGCCGCTGGCGCATCGCCCGCGCCGGCACGGACGAGTTCCGGCTGGTCGGCGGCGGCGAGGTGGTGGGCACGGTGCCGGAAGGGCTGCCCTCCGTCGGCATGCCGAAGATTTCCTGGGACATGATCGGCAGCCTGCTCTCGGCCGCCATCGTCATCTCGCTGGTCGGCTTCATGGAGGCGATCTCCATCGCCAAGGCCATCGCGGCGCGCACCAAGCAGAAGATCGACCCGAACCAGGAGCTGATCGGGCAGGGCCTGTCGAATGTCGTCGGCGCGCTGACCCAGGCCTTCCCCGTCTCCGGCTCGTTCTCGCGCTCAGCCGTGAACATCAATGCCGGCGCCGTCACCGGCATGTCGTCGGTGATCACCGGGCTGTTCGTCCTGCTCACGCTGCTGTTCCTGACGCCGCTGCTCTACCACCTGCCGCAGGCGGTGCTGGCGGCGGTGATCATCATGGCGGTGATCGGCCTGGTGAACTTCGCCGCGATCGGGCACGCCTGGCAGGCCAGCCGCCACGACGGCATTGCCGCCATCGTCACCTTCGTCGCCACGCTGGCCGCAGCGCCCCACCTCGACAGCGGCATCCTCGTCGGCGCCGGCCTGGCGATCGGGCTCTACCTCTACCGCACCATGACGCCGCGCGTCGCCATCCTCGGCCGCCACCCGGACGGCACGCTGCGCGACGCGAAGCTGCACAGGCTGCCGGCCTCCGAGGTCGTCACCGCGGTGCGCTTCGACGGGCGCCTGTATTTCGCCAACGTCGCCTTCTTCGAGGATGCCATCCTCGAGGCCGTCGCCGCCAATCCGAAGGCGCGCTGGCTGCTGGTGGTGGGCGAGGGCATCAACGAGCTCGACGCCTCCGGCGAGGAAGTCGTGCGCCACCTGGTCGAGCGGCTGCGCAGCAACGGCGTGACGATGCTGTTCTCGGGCCTGAAGAAGCAGGTGCTCGACGTGATGCGCGCCACCGGCCTGCACGAGGCGATCGGCGAGCGCAATTTCCACATCACCGCCGACCGGGCGCTGGAGGCGATCAGCGCCGAAATCGCATCGCAGGGCATCGAGGGCGCCTTCTGCCTGCTGCCGCAGAAATGA
- a CDS encoding SLC13 family permease, which produces MSDKSASSPARTVVAAVLFALAAAGVAAVVPSREIAVVFAILLLTVYLFAFEVVGVDVAAVSVMVLLGLVSAFSGALGLAQPLVPSSELFRGFSSNAVISIIAVMIIGAGLDKTGLMGRLAGTILKVAGRTEARVIPAISGTVGFISSFMQNVGAAALFLPVVSRISARTGLPMSRLLMPMGFCAILGGTITMVGSSPLILLNDLILTSNKALPAEHQMQTWSLFTVTPIGLALLGSGIVYFVLAGRFVLPGGGHETITQATNTMEYFQRLYGLDYGLFEAVVPAGSPLVDKTLDDIERSGRLRVIAAQTGEETRVGPGGLSREVGIGAGTVLGILGAPERLRAFVDANGLELRDDLLTFTEALSAAKAGLAEVVIPPGSELIGKSARDVWLRKTYGLAMVALHRAGKTLREGDGIRDMPLQAGDALVVHTTWDGLARLESNRNFVVLTTEYPHEELRPHKVRPALAFFAVALFLILFTDVRLSIALMTGAIGMILTGVLRIEEAYQAVSWKSVFLLASLIPLGLAVETSGTAAWIAQQTLSMLGGTPTWVLQFAIAVLATCFTLVMSNVGATVLLVPLAVNIAIGAGANPAVFALTVALATSNSFFLPTHQVNALIMGPAGYRVADFMRAGGIMTILFLAVLMIMLNIVF; this is translated from the coding sequence ATGAGTGATAAATCCGCCTCGAGCCCGGCCAGGACCGTGGTGGCTGCCGTGCTCTTCGCCTTGGCCGCCGCCGGCGTCGCCGCCGTGGTGCCGAGCCGGGAGATCGCCGTCGTCTTCGCCATCCTCCTGCTGACCGTCTATCTCTTCGCCTTCGAGGTCGTCGGCGTCGACGTGGCGGCGGTGAGCGTCATGGTGCTGCTGGGCCTGGTCAGCGCCTTCAGCGGCGCGCTCGGCCTGGCGCAGCCGCTGGTGCCGTCCTCGGAACTGTTCCGCGGCTTCTCCAGCAACGCCGTCATCTCGATCATCGCCGTCATGATCATCGGCGCCGGCCTCGACAAGACCGGCCTCATGGGCCGGCTGGCCGGCACCATCCTGAAAGTCGCCGGCCGCACCGAGGCGCGCGTCATCCCGGCCATCTCCGGCACGGTCGGCTTCATTTCCAGCTTCATGCAGAACGTCGGCGCCGCCGCACTGTTCCTGCCGGTGGTGAGCCGCATCTCGGCGCGCACCGGCCTGCCGATGTCGCGCTTGCTGATGCCGATGGGCTTCTGCGCCATCCTCGGCGGCACCATCACCATGGTCGGCTCAAGCCCGCTGATCCTGCTGAACGACCTCATCCTCACCTCCAACAAGGCCCTGCCGGCCGAGCACCAGATGCAGACCTGGTCGCTGTTCACCGTGACGCCGATCGGCCTCGCCCTGCTGGGAAGCGGCATCGTCTACTTCGTCCTCGCCGGCCGCTTCGTGCTGCCCGGCGGCGGGCACGAGACGATCACCCAGGCCACCAACACCATGGAATATTTCCAGCGGCTGTACGGCCTCGACTACGGCCTGTTCGAGGCGGTGGTGCCGGCCGGCAGCCCGCTGGTGGACAAGACGCTGGACGACATCGAGCGCAGCGGCCGCCTGCGCGTGATCGCGGCGCAGACGGGCGAAGAGACGCGCGTCGGCCCCGGCGGCCTGTCGCGCGAGGTCGGCATCGGCGCCGGCACCGTGCTCGGCATCCTCGGCGCGCCGGAGCGGCTGCGCGCCTTCGTCGACGCCAACGGCCTCGAACTGCGCGACGACCTGCTGACGTTCACCGAGGCGCTCTCCGCCGCCAAGGCCGGCCTCGCCGAGGTGGTGATCCCGCCCGGCTCCGAGCTGATCGGCAAGAGCGCGCGCGACGTCTGGCTGCGCAAGACCTACGGCCTCGCCATGGTGGCCCTGCACCGCGCCGGCAAGACCCTGCGCGAGGGCGACGGCATCCGCGACATGCCGCTGCAGGCGGGCGACGCCCTCGTCGTGCACACCACCTGGGACGGGCTGGCGCGGCTCGAGTCGAACCGCAACTTCGTCGTCCTCACCACCGAGTATCCGCACGAGGAGCTGCGGCCGCACAAGGTCCGGCCGGCGCTGGCCTTCTTCGCCGTCGCCCTGTTCCTGATCCTGTTCACCGACGTGCGCCTGTCGATCGCCCTGATGACCGGCGCCATCGGCATGATCCTCACCGGCGTGCTGCGCATCGAGGAGGCCTACCAGGCGGTGAGCTGGAAGTCGGTGTTCCTGCTGGCGAGCCTGATCCCGCTCGGGCTGGCCGTGGAGACCAGCGGCACCGCCGCCTGGATCGCGCAGCAGACGCTGTCGATGCTCGGCGGCACGCCGACCTGGGTGCTGCAGTTCGCCATCGCCGTGCTGGCGACCTGCTTCACGCTGGTGATGTCCAACGTCGGCGCCACCGTGCTTCTGGTGCCGCTGGCCGTCAACATCGCCATCGGCGCCGGCGCCAACCCGGCGGTATTCGCGCTGACCGTGGCGCTGGCGACCTCCAACTCCTTCTTCCTGCCGACGCACCAGGTCAACGCCCTCATCATGGGGCCGGCCGGCTACCGCGTCGCCGACTTCATGCGTGCCGGCGGCATCATGACGATACTTTTCCTCGCGGTGCTGATGATCATGCTGAACATCGTGTTCTGA
- a CDS encoding response regulator transcription factor, producing the protein MKILVVEDNPDLAANIADYLEARGLVVDVAGDGPAGLRLAATQSFDAILLDLILPGMDGITLCRRLREDLGCTTPILMLTARDTLDDRVVGLESGADDYLVKPFAMREVLARIQALMRRSRGTVAPGALQVADLRLDTASLAVTRGGRAITLPPIPLRMLSVLMRAAPRVVGREELERAIWGDAPPDSDALRTHLHALRSAIDKPFGLPLLHTKRGIGWQIADPDAPQA; encoded by the coding sequence ATGAAAATCCTCGTCGTCGAGGACAATCCGGATCTCGCCGCCAACATCGCCGACTACCTGGAGGCGCGGGGACTCGTGGTGGACGTCGCCGGCGACGGGCCGGCCGGGTTGCGCCTCGCCGCCACGCAGTCCTTCGATGCGATCCTGCTCGACCTGATCCTGCCGGGCATGGACGGCATCACGCTGTGCCGGCGCCTGCGCGAGGATCTCGGGTGCACCACGCCGATCCTCATGCTGACGGCGCGCGACACCCTCGATGACAGGGTGGTCGGCCTCGAGTCCGGCGCCGACGACTACCTCGTCAAGCCCTTCGCCATGCGCGAGGTGCTGGCGCGCATCCAGGCGCTGATGCGGCGCAGCCGCGGGACGGTGGCACCGGGCGCCCTGCAGGTGGCGGATCTGCGCCTGGACACCGCCTCCCTGGCGGTGACGCGCGGCGGCCGGGCGATCACGCTGCCGCCGATTCCCCTGCGCATGCTCTCGGTGCTGATGCGCGCCGCGCCGCGCGTCGTCGGACGCGAAGAGCTGGAGCGCGCCATCTGGGGCGACGCCCCGCCCGACTCCGACGCACTGCGCACCCACCTGCATGCGCTGCGCAGCGCCATCGACAAACCCTTCGGCCTGCCGCTGCTGCACACGAAGCGCGGCATCGGCTGGCAGATCGCCGACCCGGATGCGCCGCAGGCATAG